One window of Herpetosiphon gulosus genomic DNA carries:
- a CDS encoding SdrD B-like domain-containing protein yields MKQASSRYSFSTLVVCCTLLVAFAITLLPSAGSVAYAAATISGRAYRDYNANGVIDSLEPGISGVTITLYNASNTVVGTTTTNATGNYSLTDSDPIYTGPYRVEFSDAPVTVKSGPMGSNSGSTVLFVAGSTASANMGFNNPANYCQDNPTLVTNCFSMGRQDQAPSSTFHSIVSFPYTAGNTGNSPAPGVDSPAPTDLAFGAETGPTFGLAWQRSSRSLFASAVMKRHVGFGPSGTGAIYRITPSPRTVSLFLDLNAVFGAGTTGADPHPNGTDLVHDSAAWDPVGKIALGDMDISEDQTTLWTINLADRQLYEIPIGLNPTAPSAAAISRFAVPDPTDCAANDHRPYAVAVNEGLVYIGMVCSAQSTASAANLRAYVYQFNPSTDSFTQVLNFPLNHTRGCAVVPGCASANWNPWRTNFTVTNTNFGGEYIQPQPMLTDIEFDNGNMILGLRDRFSDQMGYRQNDTTAGSTTLYIGDSAGDILRACSNGSGWTLESNGTCGSISTAGAGTNEGPGGGEYYFRDNYPEHAEVSLGGLLQIPGKPDIVQTIYDPIFDSAQYFDGGILWLNNSTGNRTRAYRIYDSNAQPNTLAKAGGLGDLEALCDAAPIEIGNRIWNDSDSDGIQDADEAALPNVAVRLYAPDGTTVLGSATTDANGNYRFSSLAGTSTASTIFNIAGLQPNQTGYSIRVASVQAALTNKVLTAANANSGTNSDVRDSDASITGADAIITFNTGVAGDNNHSYDIGFTTYSLGNRVWYDTNNNGTFDGSEQGISGVSVSLFADSDANGIPDSGTALSTQTTSAAGCYRFDGLAPESYVVQINPSNFTLGNALDGYRSSTVTSGSANNDIDNDDNGIEGPILATDGVLSQVITLGGNEPTNETDLCSTDPAEPATGTNLSVDFGFFKLSVGNRIWEDVNNNGLLDVGESGIDGVNVGLYNAANNLIASTSTTGGGNYSFAGLLPGDYYIEVTPPANYISSTGTSGSATGIYEPAPDPDNNINNDDNGSASGAIVSTAQLTLTPGNAGVLGATIVNNANGSTDDTTLDVGLFQPLAVGNYVWNDANNNGTFDGGETGISGVAVTLYRAGSSTILGTITTNASGYYHFALLGAGDYEIELDASNFSGAGALVGYTSSTGTAGSPTGAYEAAPDPDNNVDSDDNGSIVGTLGTTGVIKSAAISLAAAAEPTGETNGSGDATVDANSNLTVDFGVYQPLSLGNRIWNDANNDGLRNNGETGIANVTVELYMDRNSSGAIDAADAPTITSVQTNASGYYLFGNLLAGDYCVAIPSSNFTGAGVLVGFSSSTGAAAATGAFEPGLDPDSDNADDNDNGSVVGALGTTGSVQSACFSLAAGAEPTGEADSNGTGGASDANSNLTVDFGFYQLPSLGNLIWRDTNNDGLFNNGETSIAGVNVDLYADDGDGSFDTGDSFIRQTTTDASGIYSFANLLPGEYLAVLPAGNFTTGNVLENHVSSTGGGSEPASDPDNNINNDDNGTTIGTLGTTGVIASQAITLNAGSEPTNDGDTDPNTNLSLDLGVFPLGSIGNLVWYDTNNNGIFDNAEQGLSNITVTLATPGADNLPCTTDDLVIGSQTTPASGAYNFAGLMPGNYVISFSGLPAGYVFTQPNVGGDDTIDSDANATGCAGIIALGVGENDDSVDAGAYQPLAVGNYVWNDANNNGIFNAGETGMSGVTVNLYREGSSTILATTTTNATGYYHFAVLSAGNYVIELDASNFSGAGALVGYTSSTGTAGSSTGAYEVAPDPDNNTDNDDNGTIVGTLGTTGVIQTASLTLADNSEPTGETNGSGDTTPDSFSNLTVDFGVFQPLSLGNRIWNDANNDGLRNNGETGIANVTVDLYMDRDNSGAIDAADAPTITSVQTNASGYYLFNNLLAGDYCVAIPSSNFTGAGVLVGFSSSTGAAAASGAFEPGLDPDSDNSDDNDNGSVVGALGTTGSVQSTCFSLAAGAEPTSEADSNGTGGSIDANSNLTVDFGFYQLLSLGDLVWDDTNNDGLVSGGETGIAGVTVALYADDGDGSFDAGDSFIRQTTTIAGGLYNFDQLLPGNYIVVLPAGNFTTGNILQGWASSTGGSSEPASDPDNDINNDDNGTTIGTLGTTGVIASNAISLNAGSEPTNDGDTDPNTNRSLDFGVFTLGGLGNYVWFDTNGNGIQDGTENGVGGVTVTLYTPGPDNQPCTADDVVIGSQITSGTGNYSFGDLQPGSYLVKFSDLPAGHVFTQPNLGGNPANDSDANQITGCSGLVTINVGTYNDTIDAGIYQLAGLGNYVWHDLDVDGIQDGGEQGIANVSVRLYIDNNTDGTPDGAAISSTFTGAMGDYFFGQLPPNSYLVEFVAPSGYFFTQQGAGSDPTVDSDADTTTGQAATVTLASGDSNPNIDAGLYQLASLGDTIWYDTNINGIQDSGETGVNGLTVNLLDSSNVVIDTTTTINGNYQFTDLMPGIGYYVEFTKPANYNFSQANVGANDTIDSDANPVNGLSTLITLASAENNPTIDAGIYELASVGNLVWEDQDGDGIQDGTEPGVSGVIVRIYDNSNALVDTQTTDPTGVYSFTSLIPASYTIEFQQPVGMEFTLPNVGGDDTVDSDVNPNTGITPAIDLATGENDMSWDAGVYTPVSFGDLVWNDINNNGIVDGSEAGIENVAVDIYRDTNANNQPDTGEMVANTLTDANGNYLFTGALPGDYIMVLPSSNFATGAVLENYVSSTGNFGAQPTPFEPASDPDNDINDDDNGITFAGGVKSLAVTVLANNEPTNDGDSSANSNLSIDFGVFMPASLGSIVWYDTDADGQYTPGDSGVPGVIVTLYDINGTAIISTTTDANGGYQFTNLPPGSYLVGFDNLPPGFVFTHDDMGNDASDSDVDPNTGLSEIIVLVPGANNGTIYAGVTTPNAIELADFSAIREAGNVVVQWTTVSESKTLGFHLYRSSDGNRANAVRVTSSMIAAQGRSGGASYRWIDTNVDASSNYSYWLVETELDGTTNEYGPASTNGTQANSYRIFAPMTTR; encoded by the coding sequence ATGAAGCAAGCATCCTCTCGTTATTCATTCAGCACACTAGTTGTGTGTTGCACCTTATTGGTAGCATTCGCAATCACTTTGTTGCCGAGCGCTGGCTCAGTTGCCTATGCAGCTGCCACGATCAGCGGACGCGCCTATCGAGACTACAACGCCAATGGCGTGATCGATAGTTTAGAGCCAGGCATTAGCGGCGTAACCATCACGCTCTACAATGCCAGCAACACCGTCGTTGGCACAACAACGACCAACGCAACTGGTAATTACTCGTTGACCGACAGTGATCCAATCTATACTGGCCCATATCGGGTTGAGTTTAGTGATGCTCCCGTAACGGTCAAATCTGGCCCGATGGGCAGCAATTCAGGCTCAACCGTGTTGTTTGTTGCCGGTAGCACTGCTTCAGCCAATATGGGCTTTAACAACCCAGCCAATTATTGCCAAGATAACCCAACCTTGGTAACTAACTGTTTTAGCATGGGTCGCCAAGATCAAGCTCCCTCATCAACCTTTCACTCGATTGTCAGTTTCCCCTACACCGCTGGTAACACGGGCAATAGCCCAGCTCCAGGGGTTGACAGCCCAGCCCCAACCGATTTAGCCTTCGGGGCTGAAACTGGCCCAACCTTTGGTTTGGCTTGGCAACGCTCATCACGCAGCTTGTTTGCCAGCGCCGTCATGAAACGCCACGTTGGTTTTGGGCCAAGCGGCACAGGCGCAATTTACCGCATTACCCCAAGTCCTCGCACGGTCAGTTTGTTTCTGGATTTGAATGCCGTGTTTGGGGCTGGCACTACCGGGGCCGATCCACACCCCAACGGCACTGATCTGGTCCACGATTCAGCCGCGTGGGACCCTGTTGGCAAAATTGCCCTCGGCGATATGGATATTTCCGAGGATCAAACCACCCTTTGGACGATCAACTTAGCTGATCGTCAATTATATGAAATTCCAATTGGCCTAAACCCAACCGCCCCCAGCGCCGCTGCGATCAGCCGTTTTGCCGTGCCCGACCCAACCGATTGTGCCGCAAACGATCATCGGCCTTATGCCGTGGCCGTCAACGAAGGCCTCGTTTACATTGGGATGGTTTGTTCGGCCCAATCAACCGCTAGTGCCGCTAATTTGCGGGCTTATGTCTATCAATTTAATCCAAGCACCGATAGCTTTACCCAAGTTTTGAACTTCCCATTGAACCATACCCGTGGTTGTGCGGTTGTGCCTGGTTGTGCTAGCGCCAACTGGAACCCATGGCGCACCAACTTCACCGTCACCAATACCAACTTTGGCGGCGAGTATATCCAACCACAACCAATGTTGACCGACATCGAATTTGATAACGGCAACATGATTTTGGGTCTCCGTGACCGTTTCAGCGACCAAATGGGCTATCGCCAAAACGATACAACTGCGGGCAGCACTACCCTCTACATTGGCGACTCAGCTGGCGATATTTTGCGAGCTTGTAGCAATGGCAGTGGCTGGACGCTCGAAAGCAATGGGACTTGTGGTAGCATCAGCACCGCTGGCGCTGGCACCAACGAAGGCCCAGGCGGCGGCGAATATTACTTCCGCGACAACTACCCAGAACATGCCGAAGTCTCGCTCGGTGGCTTGTTGCAAATTCCAGGCAAGCCTGATATTGTCCAAACGATTTACGACCCAATCTTCGATTCAGCCCAATATTTCGATGGCGGAATTTTGTGGCTCAACAACAGCACTGGTAATCGGACTCGGGCTTACCGCATTTACGATAGTAATGCCCAACCTAACACGCTGGCCAAAGCTGGTGGTTTAGGCGACCTCGAAGCCTTGTGCGATGCTGCTCCAATCGAAATTGGTAATCGGATTTGGAACGATAGCGATAGTGATGGGATTCAGGATGCTGACGAAGCTGCGCTACCCAACGTAGCTGTGCGCTTATATGCGCCTGATGGCACAACTGTATTAGGTAGTGCCACAACTGATGCCAATGGTAACTATCGTTTCTCATCATTGGCTGGCACGAGCACAGCAAGCACCATTTTCAACATCGCTGGCTTACAACCAAACCAAACTGGCTATTCAATTCGGGTTGCTTCAGTTCAAGCAGCGCTGACTAACAAGGTTTTGACGGCTGCGAATGCCAATAGTGGCACGAATAGCGATGTTCGCGACTCCGATGCATCGATCACTGGCGCTGATGCAATTATTACGTTCAACACTGGAGTTGCTGGTGATAACAACCATAGCTATGATATCGGTTTTACCACCTATAGCCTAGGCAACCGCGTTTGGTACGATACCAACAATAACGGCACATTCGATGGTAGCGAACAAGGCATTAGCGGTGTCAGCGTCAGCCTCTTTGCTGATAGCGATGCTAACGGGATTCCCGATAGCGGCACAGCCTTGAGCACTCAAACGACCAGTGCTGCTGGCTGCTATCGCTTCGATGGCTTAGCTCCCGAAAGCTACGTCGTGCAGATTAACCCCAGCAACTTTACGCTTGGTAATGCACTTGATGGTTATCGTAGCAGTACGGTTACGTCCGGTAGTGCCAATAATGATATCGATAATGATGATAATGGGATTGAAGGCCCAATCCTCGCAACCGATGGGGTTTTGAGCCAGGTGATTACGCTTGGCGGCAATGAACCAACCAATGAAACCGATTTGTGTAGCACCGATCCAGCGGAACCAGCCACAGGCACCAATCTCTCGGTTGATTTTGGTTTCTTCAAGCTGAGCGTTGGTAATCGCATTTGGGAAGATGTTAATAATAACGGTTTATTGGACGTTGGCGAATCGGGCATCGATGGAGTAAATGTTGGCCTCTACAATGCAGCAAACAACTTGATTGCAAGTACCAGCACGACTGGCGGTGGTAACTATAGTTTTGCTGGCTTATTGCCTGGCGATTATTACATCGAGGTCACACCACCAGCCAACTATATTTCGAGCACTGGCACGTCTGGTAGTGCAACTGGCATCTATGAGCCAGCGCCTGATCCCGACAACAATATTAATAATGATGATAATGGCTCAGCCAGCGGCGCAATCGTCAGCACTGCCCAACTAACATTAACTCCAGGCAATGCTGGGGTGCTTGGTGCGACGATTGTCAACAATGCCAATGGTTCAACCGACGATACCACCTTGGATGTTGGTTTGTTCCAACCATTGGCGGTCGGTAACTACGTCTGGAACGATGCCAACAATAACGGTACGTTCGATGGTGGCGAAACTGGCATCAGCGGCGTAGCAGTCACGCTCTATCGCGCTGGCTCAAGCACCATCCTTGGCACAATCACTACCAACGCCTCAGGCTACTATCACTTTGCCCTGCTTGGCGCTGGCGATTATGAAATTGAACTTGATGCTAGCAACTTCTCCGGTGCAGGCGCGTTGGTTGGCTATACCAGCAGCACTGGTACAGCAGGCAGCCCAACCGGAGCCTACGAAGCAGCACCCGATCCCGATAACAATGTTGATAGCGATGATAACGGCTCGATTGTTGGCACGCTGGGCACAACGGGCGTAATCAAGAGCGCCGCAATCAGCCTTGCTGCCGCAGCCGAACCAACGGGTGAAACCAATGGTAGCGGCGATGCGACCGTGGATGCTAACAGCAACTTGACGGTTGACTTCGGAGTGTATCAACCACTCAGCCTTGGCAACCGCATTTGGAACGATGCCAATAACGATGGTTTGCGCAATAACGGCGAAACTGGCATTGCCAACGTCACCGTCGAACTCTACATGGATCGCAATAGCAGCGGCGCAATTGATGCCGCCGATGCGCCAACGATCACCAGCGTGCAAACCAATGCTAGCGGCTACTACTTGTTCGGCAATTTGTTAGCTGGTGATTATTGTGTCGCCATTCCAAGCAGCAACTTCACGGGCGCAGGGGTCTTGGTTGGTTTCAGCAGCAGCACGGGCGCAGCCGCCGCAACTGGAGCCTTCGAACCAGGCCTCGATCCCGATAGCGACAACGCCGACGATAACGACAATGGCTCAGTCGTTGGCGCACTCGGAACGACGGGCAGCGTTCAAAGCGCATGTTTCAGCCTCGCCGCAGGCGCAGAGCCAACAGGCGAAGCCGACAGCAATGGCACCGGCGGCGCAAGCGATGCCAACAGCAACTTAACGGTTGATTTTGGCTTCTATCAATTGCCCAGCCTTGGTAATTTGATTTGGCGCGATACCAACAACGATGGATTGTTCAACAATGGCGAAACCAGCATCGCTGGAGTAAACGTTGATTTGTATGCTGATGATGGTGACGGCAGCTTCGATACTGGCGATAGCTTCATCCGCCAAACCACCACTGATGCAAGCGGAATCTATAGCTTCGCCAATCTCTTACCAGGTGAATACTTGGCCGTGCTGCCTGCTGGCAATTTCACCACGGGCAACGTGCTTGAAAATCATGTTAGTTCAACGGGTGGCGGCAGCGAGCCTGCTAGCGATCCCGATAACAACATCAACAATGATGATAATGGCACAACTATCGGTACACTCGGCACAACTGGCGTTATCGCAAGCCAAGCAATTACATTAAACGCTGGCAGCGAGCCAACCAACGACGGCGACACCGACCCAAATACCAACTTAAGCCTTGATTTAGGGGTCTTCCCATTAGGCAGCATTGGGAACTTGGTCTGGTACGACACCAACAATAACGGCATCTTCGATAACGCTGAGCAAGGGCTGAGCAATATCACCGTAACATTAGCAACCCCAGGTGCTGATAACTTGCCATGTACGACTGATGATCTGGTGATCGGCAGCCAAACCACGCCAGCCTCAGGTGCTTACAACTTTGCAGGCTTGATGCCGGGCAATTATGTCATCTCATTCAGTGGTTTACCCGCTGGCTATGTCTTCACCCAACCAAACGTTGGTGGCGACGACACAATCGATAGCGATGCAAACGCTACAGGCTGTGCTGGAATCATCGCCTTGGGTGTTGGCGAAAACGACGATTCAGTCGATGCAGGCGCATATCAACCATTAGCGGTTGGTAACTACGTTTGGAACGATGCCAACAACAACGGTATCTTCAATGCTGGCGAAACTGGCATGAGTGGCGTAACCGTCAACTTGTACCGCGAAGGTTCAAGCACGATTCTGGCGACCACCACCACCAATGCCACAGGCTACTATCATTTTGCAGTGCTTAGCGCAGGCAACTATGTGATTGAGCTTGATGCCAGCAACTTCTCTGGCGCAGGCGCGTTGGTCGGCTATACCAGCAGCACTGGTACGGCAGGTAGCTCAACTGGAGCTTACGAAGTTGCTCCCGATCCCGATAACAATACTGATAACGACGACAACGGCACAATTGTCGGCACGCTGGGGACGACGGGCGTAATTCAAACCGCCAGCCTAACCTTGGCCGACAACAGCGAACCAACGGGCGAAACCAACGGCAGTGGCGATACCACCCCCGATAGTTTCAGCAACTTAACGGTTGACTTTGGGGTCTTCCAACCATTGAGCCTTGGCAACCGGATTTGGAACGATGCCAATAACGATGGCTTGCGCAATAACGGCGAAACTGGCATTGCCAATGTGACAGTCGATCTGTATATGGATCGCGATAACAGCGGCGCAATTGATGCCGCCGATGCGCCAACGATCACCAGCGTGCAAACCAATGCTAGCGGCTACTACTTGTTCAACAATTTACTTGCTGGTGATTACTGTGTGGCCATCCCAAGCAGCAACTTCACAGGTGCTGGGGTCTTGGTTGGCTTCAGCAGTAGCACTGGTGCAGCCGCCGCAAGTGGAGCCTTTGAGCCTGGTCTCGATCCCGATAGCGACAACAGCGACGATAACGACAACGGCTCGGTTGTTGGCGCACTTGGCACAACGGGTAGCGTCCAAAGCACCTGTTTCAGCCTCGCCGCAGGCGCAGAGCCAACTAGTGAAGCTGATAGCAATGGCACTGGCGGTTCGATCGATGCCAACAGCAACTTGACAGTTGACTTCGGTTTCTATCAATTACTCAGCCTTGGCGATTTGGTCTGGGATGATACCAACAACGATGGCTTGGTCTCAGGTGGCGAAACAGGCATTGCTGGCGTAACTGTGGCCTTGTACGCTGATGATGGCGACGGCAGCTTCGATGCTGGCGATAGCTTCATCCGCCAAACCACGACAATCGCAGGCGGCTTGTACAATTTCGATCAGCTCTTACCAGGCAACTATATTGTGGTCTTGCCAGCGGGCAACTTTACGACTGGCAATATCTTGCAAGGTTGGGCTAGCTCAACGGGTGGCAGCAGCGAACCAGCCAGCGATCCCGACAACGACATCAACAATGATGATAATGGCACGACGATTGGCACACTGGGCACAACTGGGGTCATCGCCAGCAACGCGATCAGTTTGAATGCTGGCAGCGAGCCAACCAACGATGGCGATACCGACCCAAATACCAATCGTTCGCTCGACTTTGGGGTCTTTACCTTGGGCGGCTTGGGCAATTATGTCTGGTTCGATACCAATGGCAACGGCATTCAAGATGGCACGGAAAATGGCGTTGGCGGCGTAACTGTAACCCTCTACACGCCTGGCCCCGATAACCAACCATGTACCGCCGATGATGTAGTGATCGGCAGCCAAATCACCAGTGGCACAGGCAACTATAGCTTTGGCGATTTACAACCAGGCAGCTATTTGGTCAAGTTCAGCGACTTGCCAGCAGGCCATGTCTTTACCCAACCAAACCTTGGTGGCAACCCTGCAAACGACAGTGATGCCAACCAAATCACTGGTTGTAGTGGCTTGGTCACGATCAATGTTGGCACATATAACGACACGATCGATGCTGGGATTTATCAATTGGCTGGCTTAGGCAACTATGTCTGGCATGATCTTGATGTTGATGGGATTCAAGATGGCGGCGAACAGGGCATTGCCAATGTCAGCGTGCGCTTGTACATCGACAACAACACCGATGGCACACCTGATGGCGCAGCAATTAGCAGCACCTTCACTGGAGCTATGGGCGATTACTTCTTTGGTCAATTGCCGCCAAACTCCTACTTGGTTGAATTTGTCGCTCCTAGCGGCTACTTCTTCACCCAACAAGGCGCAGGCAGCGACCCAACAGTTGATAGTGACGCTGACACAACCACTGGTCAAGCAGCAACGGTCACGCTTGCCAGCGGCGATTCTAATCCAAATATTGATGCAGGGTTGTATCAATTGGCTAGCTTAGGCGACACCATTTGGTACGATACCAACATCAACGGCATCCAAGATAGCGGCGAAACTGGCGTGAATGGCTTGACGGTCAACTTGCTTGATAGCAGTAATGTGGTAATCGACACGACTACCACGATCAATGGCAACTATCAATTCACTGACTTGATGCCAGGCATCGGCTATTATGTCGAGTTCACCAAGCCTGCCAACTACAACTTCAGCCAAGCTAATGTTGGTGCAAACGATACAATCGATAGCGATGCTAACCCAGTCAACGGCTTGAGCACACTAATTACCTTGGCTTCGGCTGAGAACAACCCAACCATCGACGCAGGCATCTATGAATTAGCCAGTGTTGGCAACTTGGTTTGGGAAGATCAAGATGGCGACGGCATCCAAGATGGTACTGAGCCAGGCGTTAGCGGCGTGATCGTGCGCATCTACGACAATAGCAACGCCTTGGTCGATACCCAAACGACTGATCCAACTGGAGTTTACAGCTTCACCAGCTTGATTCCAGCAAGCTACACGATCGAATTCCAACAACCAGTTGGCATGGAATTTACTCTACCAAATGTTGGCGGCGACGATACAGTTGATAGCGATGTAAACCCCAATACGGGAATCACTCCCGCGATCGACTTGGCCACTGGCGAAAACGACATGAGTTGGGATGCTGGAGTTTACACACCAGTCAGCTTCGGCGACCTCGTTTGGAATGACATCAACAATAATGGCATCGTTGATGGCAGTGAAGCTGGAATTGAAAATGTGGCGGTTGATATCTATCGCGATACCAATGCCAATAATCAACCAGACACTGGCGAAATGGTTGCAAATACCCTCACCGATGCCAACGGCAACTATTTGTTTACTGGTGCACTGCCTGGCGACTACATCATGGTTCTGCCAAGTAGCAACTTTGCCACAGGCGCGGTGCTCGAAAATTACGTCAGCAGCACTGGCAACTTTGGCGCTCAACCAACACCATTCGAGCCAGCCAGCGATCCCGACAATGATATTAACGATGATGATAACGGGATTACCTTCGCAGGCGGAGTCAAGAGCCTAGCCGTCACAGTTTTGGCCAATAACGAACCAACCAACGATGGTGATAGCAGCGCCAACAGCAACTTGAGCATCGACTTTGGGGTATTTATGCCAGCCAGCCTTGGTAGTATCGTTTGGTACGATACCGATGCTGATGGTCAATATACACCAGGCGATAGCGGCGTTCCAGGCGTGATTGTGACCCTCTACGACATCAATGGTACGGCGATCATCAGCACGACCACCGATGCCAACGGCGGCTACCAATTCACTAACTTGCCTCCAGGCAGCTATCTGGTTGGCTTCGACAACTTGCCTCCAGGCTTCGTCTTTACCCACGATGATATGGGCAATGATGCCAGCGATAGCGATGTTGACCCCAACACTGGCTTGAGCGAGATCATTGTCTTGGTTCCAGGCGCTAACAATGGCACAATTTACGCTGGGGTAACCACACCCAACGCGATCGAGTTGGCTGATTTCAGTGCAATTCGTGAAGCAGGAAATGTGGTTGTTCAATGGACAACCGTCAGCGAATCGAAGACCTTAGGCTTCCACCTGTATCGTAGCAGCGATGGCAATCGCGCCAATGCAGTGCGCGTCACCAGCAGCATGATCGCTGCTCAAGGCCGTAGCGGTGGCGCAAGCTATCGCTGGATCGATACCAACGTCGATGCTAGTAGCAACTACAGCTATTGGTTGGTGGAAACCGAACTCGATGGCACAACCAACGAGTATGGCCCAGCCAGCACCAATGGCACCCAAGCCAATAGTTATCGCATCTTCGCACCAATGACCACTCGGTAA